The Myxococcales bacterium nucleotide sequence TTGGCGCCGGTGCCCACAACCCCACAGCGCCCGCCGGTTCCGTGAGTTCGATCTTGATCGTCCGGAGACCCTGAGGGCGCTCGACCAGATCCGATCCAGGTGAGCCGGCCTAGCGTCCGTCCAGGTCGCCGGGCTCGGGTCCGTGCCGTCGTTCTCGCTCTCGTAGATAAAACGGGATCCGGGGCCGGTGGGCGCTGTGGGGTTGTGGGCACCGGCGCCAACTCGACCGCGGTGCTCCGGCGCGCGCGCCTCGCCGGTGTCCAAGCGGTGTGGGTCAGGCACACCGCCGTCCTGTGCGGTCTGGTCGCCATCCACGATGGCGGCGGGGTGACTGTCCACGCCGCGGCAACTCCACCAGCGCTCCGGGCGCCAGCTCCCTCACCCCGCGGTCCCGCCAAGGCGTGCGCCGTGCGCTTGCGATCGACGTACGGGCTTGACGCATCTCCGTGGTGTGTTATATGCCATAATCAAAAATGAGCGCACCGCGACCCCTCCGAACGCCGATCCAGCTCACGCTGGATCGGGCTCGTCGCCCCACCGGGCACGGCGGCTGGCGGCCCGGCGCCGGTCGCAAGAAGCGCAAGGGCAGCTGCGCGCACCTGCCGCGCCCGCGCTTCCCGGCGTCGGTGCCGGTGCACGTCACGCTCAAGGTCGTCGGCGGCCTGCCGTCGTTCCGGCGGGCCGCGGTCATGCGCGTCGTGCGCGCGGCGATTGCCGCGGGCGGCCACCGCGGCGACTTCCGCGTGGTCCACTACAACGTCCTCGGCGATCACCTCCACTTGGTGGTCGAGGCCGCCGGCGCCGCGGCGCTCGCGCGCGGCATGCAGGGGCTCAGCATCCGCTTGGCCCGGCGCCTCAACGCGCTGCTCGGTCGGCGCGGCCGGTTGTTCGCCCAGCGCTATCACGC carries:
- a CDS encoding transposase; translated protein: MSAPRPLRTPIQLTLDRARRPTGHGGWRPGAGRKKRKGSCAHLPRPRFPASVPVHVTLKVVGGLPSFRRAAVMRVVRAAIAAGGHRGDFRVVHYNVLGDHLHLVVEAAGAAALARGMQGLSIRLARRLNALLGRRGRLFAQRYHARPLRTPREVRNAVRYVLLNGRHHAAERGQVLARGWVDPYSSALWFDGWKAAICTDAPWLRALAKGGRPTADPHTWLLSVGWRRGGGLIDIDDVPGPAP